The following are encoded together in the Candidatus Polarisedimenticolaceae bacterium genome:
- a CDS encoding NUDIX hydrolase gives MSGPAVLSSRLLHAGRIVRLSADEVRLPNGNVCTLEIIRHPGAAAIVPLDADGSVHLVRQYRYATGGWLLEVPAGKLDPGESPESCALREVEEETGLRPGRLEPLGWLWTTPGFTDERIWLYLATDLVRTRQELQPDEVLAVERVPFDEAVAMAERGDLVDAKSALALLRAAARRRQSR, from the coding sequence ATGTCCGGCCCAGCGGTCCTTTCGTCCCGCCTTCTTCACGCCGGGCGCATCGTTCGGCTCTCCGCCGACGAGGTCCGACTCCCCAACGGCAACGTCTGCACCCTCGAGATCATCCGGCACCCGGGCGCCGCGGCGATCGTGCCCCTCGATGCCGACGGCTCGGTCCACCTCGTCCGGCAGTACCGATACGCCACGGGGGGCTGGCTGCTCGAGGTCCCCGCAGGAAAACTCGACCCCGGCGAGTCCCCCGAGTCCTGCGCTTTGCGGGAGGTGGAGGAGGAGACCGGACTGCGGCCCGGCCGGCTGGAGCCACTCGGCTGGTTGTGGACGACCCCGGGGTTCACCGACGAGAGGATCTGGCTGTACCTCGCGACCGACCTCGTTCGGACGCGCCAGGAACTGCAGCCCGACGAGGTGCTCGCCGTCGAACGGGTGCCGTTCGACGAAGCCGTCGCCATGGCCGAGCGCGGAGACCTCGTCGACGCGAAGTCCGCGCTGGCGTTGCTGCGTGCGGCGGCGCGCCGACGTCAGAGCAGGTAG